GTTGAAAATGATATCTAGTTTTGATTCAACAGGAGAGAAGATATTCCGTATTGCCAATACATTATTCCTCCTTATAATAACAGCTCTTTTTCTGATACCTTTTTTGATCACATTGGCAGGATCTTTTATCTCAGAAAATGAATATTTAAGCCGCAGTGGTTTGATTCTGGTTCCAAATAATCCTGATTCTTCTGCTTACAGTATGCTTCTTATGAAAGGAAGTGCTGTATTTACAGCTTTCAGAATCACCATCTTCCGCACATTTATCGGGGGATTCCTACAAATTATGGTAACCGCTGCTCTGGCATATGGTTTATCTAAAAGAAATCTGATGGGAAGGAAATTTCTCATTACAGGATTGGTCATCTGTCTGGTTTTTCCAGTACAGATCATACCCCAATATCTTGTTGTTAAGAACTTCGGATTAGTTGATTCTCTTTGGTCTCTCGTTTTCCCCTGGCTGATCAATACTCAATATGTTTTTATCATGATGGCCTTTTTTCAGCAAATTCCCGAATCCCTGGAAGAAGCTGCCATAATAGATGGTTGCAGTCATTTGACTATTTTTATAAGAATCATACTTCCTCTCAGTCTGGCATCAATCGCCACTATAGGACTGTTTTATGCTGTCTGGCAGTGGAATTCCTGGTACGATGCAGCCATGTTCATCAATGATTCGGCAAAGTATCCAGTACAGAATCTATTGAGAACAATACTTGTCTCTTCAACTATGGATTCAGTTCTTACTGAAAATAATACAAATCCACCACCTTCGGAAAGTATTAAGGGTGCCATCATTGTTATC
Above is a window of Oceanispirochaeta sp. M1 DNA encoding:
- a CDS encoding carbohydrate ABC transporter permease, which encodes MISSFDSTGEKIFRIANTLFLLIITALFLIPFLITLAGSFISENEYLSRSGLILVPNNPDSSAYSMLLMKGSAVFTAFRITIFRTFIGGFLQIMVTAALAYGLSKRNLMGRKFLITGLVICLVFPVQIIPQYLVVKNFGLVDSLWSLVFPWLINTQYVFIMMAFFQQIPESLEEAAIIDGCSHLTIFIRIILPLSLASIATIGLFYAVWQWNSWYDAAMFINDSAKYPVQNLLRTILVSSTMDSVLTENNTNPPPSESIKGAIIVITSLPILCIYPFVQKYFVKGFMVGSVKG